The window CGCTACAACAACACTGAAGTTCTGAAAACCAAAGAGTTCTACAAGTAAGCCACATAAACGACGAAATCATTATAGACGGGGAATGGGGTGGCATCTGACACCCTTGATGTCACGGAAATATTTTCTCACATGTTAAATTAACCAgaaatagaacagaaaaaataatgagtaaaaTCAAGCGTCCTTATTTGCACCAGTTTTTATCAGGTTGCTGGAGGTGCTGAATCCTACAAAGGAGAGATTCCAGGAGGTGTCTAGGTCGCCGCTGTTCCTGAAGGCACTGATGGCCAGGCACCCTCTAGATCGGCTGTTGTCGGCGTACCGTGACAGGATCGAGGACCAGACACACGTCACCAGCCAGGCCAGGGAGTACGGCCCTCAAATTCTCCGGCACACCCGAGGCCTCAGGTTCGAGTCTCACGCTTCTTTTAACAAATGAGAAACAAATGCATGGACACGCGGTAAGCTTAGCATCATTTCCGCACATTATAGTAGAAAATGTTGTTGCAATCAGCTGCATTCAGAAaacttctctcaccacgagtattttcaaaAGACACGATGTCCAAgactttcagtttatttttttttacttttctattgagTGTCAATTAAACGCAAATCGATTGAAGATTCTCGATTGAAAATGgcatctaaatgaaaaactaaacaTACATTACGATCATGAGCGCATGATTTTTCAACTACAAAAGTTTTCCATTAGAAAAATATTTCGATTTAATGCCAAAAAAGCGAACTCGCGTTGATGCTGACTCGTTAAATCGGCGTTCTACTGTATTCTTATTATATCAACCAActagaattgtaaaaaaaaaaaaggaataaaaaaaatggaaaaaaaggaaataaagaagtcgTCTAACTTCAGCTGGAATCTGTGGAGGAAAGTGGTGTAAGCTCAGCGCAGAATCGTTTCAAAATACTGACCAATGTTGTGGTCATGTCAATTAACTTCAGTCCTCAATTCCACTGTTTTGCGTCTGTCCTCACTGAAAGTCTCCTCGCAAGACACATCAGCTGGTGAAGAAAAGCGCCCAACACAACGGAAAGGACTGTGCTACAACATTCGATGTCAGACAAATTATGCATGAACgctttttctctcatcctccacttattaccattattttatttatttccagtttCTCGAGGAAGGACATGTTTCATATTAACGGGACGCTGCGAGTGGTTCCAACTTTCCACGAGTTTGTCAGTTACTTGGTATCCCGGCCCCCACAGGAGTATGACCCACATTGGCGTCCCGTGTCCTTGCAGTGCGGCCTGTGTCATATCAACTACACGGCCGTGGTGCTCACAGAGACCTACAACGAGGACCTGCACTACATCATGAGGTGTGTTCATTGGGCACTCCTGTTCTTGCTTTTGTTACTGTTCGCTTTATCGTTTAATGTGTTACGAAGGAATCAGTGGGGGTGATGTAATTACTAATTAATGGGCCTTTCTATTCCCGcctactccccctctctctctctctctctctctctctctctctgacatttgaTTCGGTAGAGACGGGAAGAATATGGATCAAAATGCGTGTAATTCCCGCTTTAaaagtgagtctctctctctctctctctctctctctctctctctctctctctctctctctctctctctctctctctctctctcttacacacacacaatatatatatatatatatatatatatatatatatatatatatatatatatatatatatatatatatatatatatatatatatatatatatatatatatatatatatatatatatatatatatatatatatatatatatatatatatatatatatatatatatatatatatatatatatatatatatatatatatatatatatatatatatatatatatatatatatatatatatatatatatatatatatatatgtttggtcCTGGATCGTGGTTACGGTCATTAATCTAAGCATTTCTAAATTCCCCGTGGCGTGGTTAGGGCAAGCGGGATGGATCAGCTTGTGGACATGACTCTCCTgacgaagaacaacaacagagggaagggaaacacgCACCGCCTCCTCCAGCACTACTATTCCACGCTGGAGCCATCACTGCTTCAAAAGATCATCAGTGTTTACCAAAATGATTTCAAGATGTTTAACTATACTGCAAGCACCATCCTAGACCTtgtaagctgagagagagagagagagagagagagagagagagagagagagagagagagatatgcgccTTTCACCATCCATCCTCTCATTCAGGCCACGTGATCACACACCAGTTTCCCACAAGGTCATTActacctcctctttcacttcgcGTCagatgtttccttctttccttgctgtCTTACAAGTGTgctatacgtacatacataagaTTCTTGGTGTGTTCATATTGTTTTCTCCGAGCTAAGCGTTTGTGATTTTGATAGTTTAGTAGCCTTTAttcgtgtatgtatatgtatatctgtatgtatgtcggTATGTATATCTGTATGTCAGTTGTGTTAATTTGTTTATTCAGGGAAAACTGTTCACAATCTAAAAATAGTTGATTGATGATTGAGAATAATTATTTGTACGATTCTTTCTGGCTGTGATTATGTATGTtacagtatgtatatatgtatgtatgtatgtatgtgtacgtatgtatgtaggGTGTAATAATTGattcagggaaaaaaaagtattacgaACATTTGAAGTGagttttatcttcattatttgatTAGATGACAAAAGGAGGCAAACGTATGTATATTAGTGTATCTGCTCTTAATgctactgaaataaaataattgaaAGTATGTATAAATATATTTACCTCCTGTATAATGAGTGTAATCAAAAGTGTTAACACCTTGTTATATGACATCAGCatagaatagtgtgtgtgtgtgtgtgtgtgtgtgtgtgtgtgtgtgtgtgtgtgtgtgtgtgtgtgtgtgcgcgcgcgcgcttacCAAGGAAGACGAGTTAACTGTGGCTTTCTTGGCTCTTGCCAGTTTCATGTTTATAGACTTCATGAACTCGTGTATTGTCTCACGTGCGTGTgtcctttcctatctttttatttctcaaaCCGTCCTTTTATTCACGATTACTTATAATGATCCTTTAGTCTTTGCTTCTCCGTCTGGCAGCGGGGCGTCTCAGGTTCACAACTTCACTGCTACCCAGCTGACGACTGAGAGAAGGTAGGGCAGGGTGGGGATGGTGATGGATGCAGCTGAGTGCCGGTATAACTGGGTAcgattgcctctctctctcttggaactgGTTGGAGGACAGACCTGTTCCTACCGTCACCTCTAACCTTCAAGCTTTTTCGTAACCTTGACGACGTGACAGGGTGATAGTGTTGGTGGAGAAAGTTTACCGACAAGAAGCACGTGCAGCACATCAGAGGGAGGCCAGACTCGTCCAAAGGTACTAGCTcactctaaccccttcagtaccattaattttgtttactatttggtaattttatacagctttagaaacttatgtgggaatcaaAATTGTCAAatctctggctattaatcttctgacctccatagacccttcctaatgtaaataaaatcgtctaattgtacccaaataTCTATATAGGTagaaacgcgtcccagtactgaaggagttaaattgaTGAACCTAGCTTTCATACTTATTTCAATACGTTGTTGCGGTAAGGAATTGTAGTGAAATTTGTGCTTACCCTAGAGAAAATTAGTCGTATATttgacatttctcttccttgtatttttgcttttgttttaatgaagttatttttatctattattattattattattattattattattattattattattattattattattattattattattattattattactactactactattatcattgttattaaggTATAGTAACAATTATTTGGAACACCACCCCTCCCAAAATACACaatatattttatatttcttaccTTTATACTGTGTCTAGTCATAATGAAATCAGTTATATGTGACTATTATTACCAGTTGAAACAGActataaaaatatgtaaaaaatatatagttaagACCGAAAGCTCTGTAGCCATCATGACAGCAAATTTGTGTTTTCGTCACCTGTCACTTTGTGTTCATATTTGATTTTTATCCCCATTATATATTTACAAGTGTTGTCTGTAGCGGATGTCTTTTATCTTAAAACAAACTTGCTCGAGCTACTTCAGGTTAGTTAACGGAACCTTCCATTAACAACATTGTAATGGAGTAACATATATGCTGCTGTTTTCTCATCTGTTGTGTTCATTTGTGATATTTATTTAGtacgcatgagagagagagagagagagagagagagagagagagagagacgggaaagtAAAACCGAGCTTTGATTCACTTGGTCGTTCGAGCTACCATAACACTTGCATCATTCAAAGTCAGCACAAATTAAACAGATTTCCCTACTACTAAGAAATCAATGACCTAACGAGACAGACAGAGTTCAATTCGTAACAAAATCTATACGTTGTAAATCTTGACAGTAGCCTACGTATTCGGTAATTAATGATACTCCTTAGTAAACTTGATTGAAGGAACATGGTTGTCTTGATGAACTTAATGATAATCCTTGATAAACAAGAATATACTTGTTATCTTATTTGTTACTTATTCTTTATGTACTTTTCTTTGTAGTTTCTTATCCTTCGATGGAATTAGATCAACTCCTTAAATAAATGATCGagtagtcttatttttttcgttataaTATCGACTGGAGTTTCTcgtgtgaaggaagaaatgtacgTCTTACTGTGAGGAAAGAAATGTCTGAATATCATTGCAAGTCAAGGGGTTAATGAATATTTATCATCTTCACGTTGCTGCTCATCCTCCATCTCCAGTCCTCCAGCATAACCCACctccccacacaaacacacacacacctctctatcccaccctgcttcccttcctgtGCGATGTCAAGctgatgggtctctctctctctctctctctctctccaatgatgGCTCCAGTTCAATGGTGGTCAGTTGTGAATGATGAACATGAAGGTTGGGTCTGTGAAGGTTAGCGGGGTGCATCCAAgtaggcagggagggagtggcCACTGGCAAGCCTGTTGGACTGGCTGGTGGGTTCAACATTCCTGCTTGGGGCTGGGTGATGGTGCTTGTTGTCCACGAGATGCTCATGTTTATCTaggattctgtttttttttttatttacatgctaatttgtttatttatttagatgttctttttgtctttttttttttttttttttttttaccatgtgggcacgagaatttatgggttaaaggagatacttttttggggtaccttctatctcataGCCCACTcgataggaaaccgttgccccgagtgaggaagcccaacctacactcggaccgtggacaggattcgaacccgtgcgcttggagacctttCGGtcccccaaagcacgcatggttccactgtactacggCGGCCCTACATTTGATGACTGTTCTTAATTAGCATGtgttttattagtattttgAAGTGTTAGGAATGTTTGACTGATAACGTGGTGTGTCGAGAGTGGAGTGGTAAATATAATAGGGCGTCACTTCTCTCATCATCTTTTATCAAGGAAACCGTGAGGGATGGACCGGCATTATACGCGTAACATGTAACATGTATTGAAGTGGCAACCTTGTCCGGGATAGCTGATCAGACTTGGCGTGGTTCAgacctgttattattgtttttacacAAAATTGGAAATATTTGAATAGGATAGTATTGTTAATAGTGGTTTGCTGTGCTGGTGGTTGGTCGTTGATTGTGCCGCGTGTAGCTTGGATGATTATAACATCGAGGGATGGCTGACAGAATCTAGGGATCGAGTAGTTGAAGTTTGATTGTTACCGGTGTCTGGTTAGGCTCACTACATACACAATCCAATGAGGATAACCAAAAGATAAAAGTGAACATGTATAGTGCCGGTAGTAATTGTTGGTGATGGTACAACAATGTTCATTGCATTTCATAAGTTATTGGTAAGTATTAGAACAGCAATAATTATGCCTTATCtttcaatatttccttcatattcgtCGTAACAAGAAGATTGAATGACTCACACCTAACAGACATTAATATCACTGTCTCGTTACGCTGTTACGGTAGGTTACTCATGTCTACCTGTGATCCATATCTATCTACACTATCTGTCCATCTTTCATATCACGTTGTTTGATGGAATTTACTGTTCGAAAAGAAAGGACGTAGTTACCCTTAGTAGCACATATCCTCATCACCTGACTTGCCTTGCCATGCCACAGCTGCTGGTGGGGAGGGTGCTAACCTGAACCTCGCGGACAAGGACGGGGACACACCCTTGCACAAAGCGCTGCGTCACCACACCCTCTCACAGCTTCGCCAGCTCCAGGACATGCAGGATGTGGGCAAGGTGAGTGACACGGAACGGGAATGCGAGGATAGGGATGAGAGACGCACATAATCGTAGGGAATGGGGTGGTGACAGGAGAGGGTGTGAAGAAATTAGGAGGATAGGGAAAAGACCGAAGCATGACGGGAAGAGTTTAGTAGAAATTGAGATACTTTAAACTCAGGATGAAAGGGAACGCCTGATAACGTACATTAATCTCATAATTCATTAGCAAGGCAGCATTCTTGAAGCGTCAGAATAGTAGCAATATCAACCACTCGTTAACTATCTACTCTTAGTAATCGGGtgactactactatactatcttCACATCCGCTCTGCTTCACTGAGGATCGAAACACTGTTCAGTCACCGCTCACCCGTTAACCAAACCTTATGTTACTGATATCGTCTTAATTATACAAGTCTTCTCTGACGCAGAATTCAGCGTCTATTGGCACAgtgaataacagtaacaacaatggtAAATTTTCGTTGTCTCTTTGTCATTCACTCGCTCACCGAAACAGTTGATCACTGGTTTTGTAATCTTGCTCATCATTCTCTGGAACTTCCTCTTATGGTAcggtgttcactgttcagtaaCTAAGAAGGtacgaggaaggagggaggtgtgtCCTTGACCATCATTTCCACCATTTTGAAGCAGATACTCGAGATCATGAGTAAGTTTGAAGGATTTGCATGAAGACGACTTCTCGGCAATAGATAAACTTTATAAGGAATCCGTTCTCTAAACAGCCACGTATTATAAGAAGGTGATACCTGTGAGGGCCCTAGTGCAAGTGATGTGTGAAGTAGAGTCTGCAGCGTGGCGGGACGGCATAGCTCCACCACGATACAAGGAGGTGTGTGTGACAGTTACTGGGGCGTAGCACTGTAGTAAGGCAATGGAATGACTGAAGTGTGGTCGTAACAAGATCTATGTTCGGGTTGATTGTGGTGATTTGATTATTCTCATccataacttttctttcttttttgaggCAATGAGTAGTACTAAATTTGCTCTCAATACTAAGTTTGCTCTACCCGCATCATAAATTTCACATCAGAAGACAGGCATTTATGGactccctgcatgatctgtttacttcctaAAGGGTTGGTTGCCCACGAAAAGACATGAAATGGAGAAGCACAgaatggtatcatcagcgcagGAGTGAATGATAAGAAGTTTTGTTtagagatcattgatgaataacaagaaaaagttGGTGACAGGACAAAATCTTATCATAGCGGAAAGGTTACTTGAGAAGGTTAGAAGCCGTAGGAGTGTAATCAAAGTTTTGCCCCGAATTCCctaaggcaacagcaaaagtttcatcaaAATGCCTAATAGAGGATGAATAAGATTCAGTAGGGAAAGCTGAAAGATTACCTATGCTAACTCAAAGAATAACATTACCAAGCTTCATTTACATACTGTACTAGATATGACAATACATAGCTGCTGTTGGCATCCCCTAGGAGTCTCGCTGCTACTatagcctatagcacctgtaggtctacttgaagagtatggaaagCGCTGTCCATCTTCCACCCAtcagcggcgcaggcaattttatttatagtggtactcgtattagggtccatatcaccacccaagcacatctttggtgtaaggcaattgcacctccacctagaacctgggttatcatggtgacatgtaggtgactttaaaccactccacaaatgaaagagtttcaagacggcacgtggtgggatttgaacctatgcatggacgtctgcctgatcccatgctcaccaccttatccactatgcccaAACATTCTATGTACTACAAACATCTATATCAGCCTTTTGGCTGTCTATGCAACACTATCATCCTTTTTGACCAAGAACTTGTTTGCATAAACATTGTAAAGATTTCTTTTGCAGACCTTTATTTGCCAGATTACAGATTAACTTGTTGAGGTCAGGAAGTTGAGAATGACAAATCCTGGACACTTCTGGAGCTATTGAGTAGCATTGAAAAGTTATATGTCTAGAATCAGTATTGTGTGGTAAAATCCATGtagggaagtgaaaagaaagcacATAATTTGCCATTTCTTAGCACTTGtggcttgtttttatttgaCTGCACAATTTAATAACATCAAAGGTGAAAAATCAATTTAATTATGCCAAAAGTGGCACAGTACAGAGCCatagttttgttgtcttctttccttaaaAGGCTTAATGTAAATGTCTGATCAGAAGGAAAATGTATACACATGTTAAATACTGACATGTGACAATGTCAAATGAAATGCATCAATCTGAAATAGGCAGCAGATTTAAAATAGTAGTATTTTTGTATTGGAGTAACAAATTTAAAGGAATTTGGAAGAGACACATTTTaagaatggtaaaaaaaaaaaaaaataaataaataaaatgtgtgtgtgtgtgtatatatatatatatatatatatatatatatatatatatatatatatatatatatatatatatatatatatacaaataaataaaatgaaaatagaaataaataaatgaaatagaataaaataaaacaatcatATATATACTCAGCTGCATGAAACATTTTGATTTCCCATTGTGTTTCCctgtacacaacacacacaagcaaggaATCGGAGGGGATAGGTTGCTCCCAGATATCACTTGTGTATCTTACAAAATAACATCACTGCCAAATTGAGGTTTAGTTGCATCCCTTGTTTCATCATGAAAAACAAGATTTTCTATCTTCTGGGATTTGAGCTCGCCAGATTCTAAAGTTGTTGCAACCAAACCCTAGTTGACTGacatataatatatacaaataacaTCTTATAAAAAGCATATGGTAGATGTCATCCTAAGGTAGTTCATTGTCGTGATTTTTTTTGGCTGTATCTTAAAAGTAATCTACATGCCATTTTAATTATCAACCAAAGGAGGTGTATGATTAATGTTTTATATGATAGTGTATGGTATGTCTTGCAAACATACAGAAAGCCTCGTTCAGTGTGTTGCAGGTCAGCCTTCTGGCTTGTGTTGTCATCCTAACATTATTATGATTAAGATACTAATATATATGAGCTCATGTAAAGCATTTGTTCTATATACAGCTTGATTCAGGTAATAGTTGGgtatggaagaaaaatttaatcTTAATTGGTTAGTGGAAGTAGAGTAATAGACATGCTTGTTGTCTGTTGCACTGATGCCTCAACTGCCTAGTGGGATTAGTAGGAAGGGAATGTGCTCCTTATAAGCTTCCTGCAAATTTTGTTTGCATTATGTGATGAGACAAGCTACAATGAAAGATTGTTATGCTTTCATCAGTGGTATTCTAAGTTTTGCATGTTAAGTTTAATGATTTAATGCTGCAGTAGTGCAGTGTTTTACCATGGCATTATTAGGCTGCCACAGAATGCTTGCAAATTGTTGGTATAGTTGTGTATACCACAAACTTGGAACACTAGTCAAACCTGTGCATACTTTTATTATTGCTACCCATCTGATGGTAATTAATAAATttatttagaattttttttgtaGAAGCAAGAACAAAGACAAATGATTAAATAGAGTCCATTTTAATTTGCTCATGCCCTTGTATGTAAATAAGATGTATGCGCTAGTGTTATAATTGGTGTTGTCTTTGGTGCTGAAAAATTGTAAATATACAGTCAATCCTACAAGAACTTCTTAAAGATAACTTTAGATACAGGAAGACTGTAAGGCTGTAACAGTAGCTACTATTGAATTTTATGAGTTAACTAGATAACTGGAGTAGAAAAGTAGAGAGTAATGTGTGGTATTGTATGAGAAGCATGAATATCCTGAGATGGAAATAGATTATTTAAGTGCAAGTGTAGAAATTAAAGGGATATAAGAATGAAGGCCTCTgtatagagaaaatagatatgGAATCAATGGAAAGGTTGAAAATGAGGTGCAGCTTGGATAAAGGGATGTTTTGGAGAGGATA is drawn from Portunus trituberculatus isolate SZX2019 chromosome 44, ASM1759143v1, whole genome shotgun sequence and contains these coding sequences:
- the LOC123518590 gene encoding carbohydrate sulfotransferase 11-like encodes the protein MQERLTWLRRVCEEMPVPSKVAAAAMDEATRLRTQVLEDHQLMVCVVFKAGSTTWNSILAHRYNNTEVLKTKEFYKLLEVLNPTKERFQEVSRSPLFLKALMARHPLDRLLSAYRDRIEDQTHVTSQAREYGPQILRHTRGLSFSRKDMFHINGTLRVVPTFHEFVSYLVSRPPQEYDPHWRPVSLQCGLCHINYTAVVLTETYNEDLHYIMRASGMDQLVDMTLLTKNNNRGKGNTHRLLQHYYSTLEPSLLQKIISVYQNDFKMFNYTASTILDLVS